From Erigeron canadensis isolate Cc75 chromosome 8, C_canadensis_v1, whole genome shotgun sequence, one genomic window encodes:
- the LOC122579192 gene encoding uncharacterized acetyltransferase At3g50280-like — protein sequence MTSPPTSVTLVSECLIKPLHDLSPDEAKHEPLYFTPFELTGLNFRYSQQGLLFTKPKNNNKDDFSITVFLNELKHSLSATLTHFYPLAARLATRILDNPPSYVIYLDPENSPGVKFVYAKTDATISDIINPTYVPSIVHSFFDLNNAINHDGHTLPLLSIKVTELTDGIFIGGSINHLIADGTSFWHFMSSWSEIFFKSKLNHPHQNSNCDIIMISRPPIFKRQPLQAGSSDLFINLPYTHRDQFIQPSAQNSQMLVVKERFFKFSSASVARLKKKANDELSNNNNTTQKEMIISSLQAVSAVLWRCITKVRRLANDSETVCVLVVNNRPRMNPPLSDDYFGSPLHGVSGTATVEELMANGLGWAALKLHETIANYDDVAVKNWVESWVRNPVVYERSDKLSPFSNLVLISNSPRFDMYGCEFGLGKAIAARSGAVTKLDGAMTMYPGREGGGSIDVQVCLIPETMKDLECDEEFISSFS from the coding sequence ATGACTTCGCCACCAACGTCGGTAACACTTGTATCAGAATGCTTAATCAAACCATTGCACGACCTCTCACCAGATGAGGCAAAACATGAGCCTCTCTATTTCACACCCTTCGAGCTGACCGGCCTCAACTTTAGATACAGCCAACAAGGCCTCCTTTTCACCAAacccaaaaataataataaagatgatTTCTCCATAACGGTTTTCTTGAATGAGCTCAAACACTCTTTATCCGCAACACTCACTCATTTCTACCCGCTTGCAGCCCGTTTAGCCACACGAATCCTAGATAACCCACCTTCCTACGTCATTTACCTAGACCCCGAGAACAGCCCCGGGGTCAAGTTTGTTTATGCGAAGACAGACGCCACTATATCGGATATAATCAATCCTACGTATGTGCCATCCATCGTTCATTCGTTTTTTGACTTAAATAATGCTATCAACCATGATGGTCATACATTGCCTTTGTTGTCCATTAAGGTGACCGAGCTAACCGACGGGATTTTCATCGGTGGCTCGATTAACCATCTTATAGCCGACGGAACATCTTTCTGGCATTTCATGTCTTCTTGGAGTGAAATCTTTTTCAAATCTAAATTAAATCATCCTCATCAAAATTCTAATTGTGATATTATCATGATCTCACGTCCTCCAATATTCAAAAGACAGCCTCTACAAGCTGGTTCATCGGATCTTTTTATTAATCTTCCATATACACATCGAGACCAATTCATTCAACCATCGGCCCAAAATTCACAAATGTTAGTAGTTAAAGAGAGGTTTTTTAAATTCTCATCGGCTTCGGTAGCAAGGCTGAAGAAAAAAGCAAATGACGaattatctaataataataatacgacGCAAAAAGAGATGATCATCTCAAGTTTACAAGCAGTGTCTGCTGTTTTATGGAGGTGTATAACAAAAGTACGACGCCTAGCAAACGATAGTGAAACCGTTTGCGTACTTGTTGTTAATAACCGGCCTAGAATGAATCCGCCATTATCTGATGATTATTTTGGCAGCCCGCTTCACGGAGTAAGCGGGACAGCAACCGTGGAAGAGTTAATGGCAAATGGGCTTGGATGGGCCGCGTTGAAGTTACATGAAACGATAGCGAACTACGATGATGTAGCGGTGAAAAATTGGGTCGAGTCATGGGTTAGAAACCCGGTAGTGTATGAAAGAAGTGACAAGTTATCTCCATTTTCAAATTTGGTACTTATTTCGAACTCACCTAGGTTTGATATGTACGGGTGTGAATTCGGGTTGGGGAAAGCAATAGCGGCTAGAAGCGGGGCTGTTACTAAATTGGACGGGGCGATGACAATGTATCCCGGTCGGGAAGGAGGCGGGAGTATCGATGTCCAAGTTTGCTTAATCCCCGAAACTATGAAGGATCTTGAATGTGACGAGGAGTTCATAAGTTCGTTCTCTTAG
- the LOC122579138 gene encoding uncharacterized protein LOC122579138, with protein sequence MVQMMKTTPEYHQPAKMAPVKREITENDSTQIQYDVARLNKRPKYQDFGMGSFAVSPAQFNPLDEPSPLGLRLRKTPSLLDLIQMRLSEGNATKNGADVKKGIKSTPASAPTDKLKASNFPASLLKIGTWEYKSRYEGDLVAKCYFAKHKLVWEVLDGGLKNKIEIQWSDIMALKATYPDDGPGTLDVVLTRRPLFFRETNPQPRKHTLWQATSDFTGGQASLHRRHFLQCPQGLLGKHFEKLIQCDPRLNFLSQQPEVELESPHFEPGTSGFDEPNEASEYDLSRVGPAIFDLHRTASPSGGQSSSRSELVDPAGRPAEISREAPSPSSVMDASAIEGIRRTRIEGLKGLSHWDQIKVPGIHPSMSVTDLVNHIENRITEQRTSSNHPLSREEQESLEILEDISRCLFNDAQYGSSASDEKSVMSKVNSLCCLLQKDPSTFQDLESKTNTESGKSTFELKPIFESVAGDPSVVQGESDDSKKGAGMSRMDSVGELLHNLPRIESLSQFFYNF encoded by the exons ATGGTTCAAATGATGAAGACAACACCTGAATATCATCAACCTGCAAAAATGGCGCCCGTCAAAAGAGAAATCACAGAGAATGATTCCACTCAAATTCAATACGACGTCGCTCGTCTTAACAAAAGACCTAAG TATCAAGATTTTGGAATGGGGAGTTTCGCTGTATCACCAGCACAATTTAATCCATTGGATGAACCGAGTCCATTGGGTTTGCGACTAAGGAAGACTCCGTCTTTGTTGGATTTGATTCAGATGAGACTTTCTGAAGGAAACGCAACTAAAAATGGAGCTGACGTTAAGAAAGGGATCAAAAGTACTCCTGCCTCCGCTCCTACTGATAAGCTAAAGGCTTCAAACTTTCCAGCATCTCTTTTAAAGATTGGTACATGGGAG TATAAATCAAGATATGAAGGGGACTTGGTGGCTAAATGTTACTTTGCCAAGCATAAGCTCGTATGGGAAGTTCTTGATGGTGGTCTCAAGAATAAAATCGAAATTCAGTGGTCTGACATTATGGCTTTGAAGGCAACTTACCCTGATGATGGTCCTGGCACTCTGGATGTAGtg CTAACAAGGAGGCCTCTCTTCTTCAGAGAGACAAATCCCCAGCCCAGAAAGCATACATTATGGCAAGCAACTTCGGATTTTACAGGTGGTCAGGCTAGCCTACACAG GCGTCATTTCCTACAGTGCCCACAAGGTTTATTGGGCAAGCACTTCGAGAAGCTGATCCAGTGTGACCCTCGTCTTAATTTTCTGAGCCAGCAACCAGAGGTAGAATTGGAGTCTCCTCACTTTGAACCAGGGACATCGGGGTTtgacgagccaaacgaagccagTGAATATGATTTAAGCAGAGTTGGGCCCGCCATCTTTGATTTACACAGAACAGCTTCACCATCAGGAGGTCAGTCTTCATCTAGAAGTGAGTTGGTTGATCCTGCTGGTCGACCTGCAGAGATTTCTAGAGAAGCACCTTCACCTAGCTCAG TGATGGACGCCTCAGCAATCGAAGGAATCAGAAGAACTAGAATTGAGGGACTCAAAGGTCTTAGCCATTGGGACCAAATCAAAGTTCCTGGGATACACCCCTCTATGTCGGTGACTGATTTGGTAAATCACATAGAAAACAGAATAACAGAACAAAGGACATCCAGCAACCACCCTCTTTCTCGTGAAGAGCAAGAAAGTTTAGAGATTCTCGAAGACATTAGCCGATGCTTATTCAATGATGCACAATATGGGTCATCAGCTTCAGACGAGAAATCTGTTATGTCAAAAGTCAACTCTCTTTGCTGTCTTTTGCAGAAGGACCCCTCAACGTTTCAGGATCTCGAGTCTAAAACCAACACTGAAAGTGGTAAAAGTACTTTTGAGTTGAAGCCCATTTTTGAGTCGGTAgctggagatccttcagtggTCCAGGGTGAATCTGATGATAGCAAGAAGGGTGCCGGGATGTCAAGAATGGACTCGGTCGGTGAATTGTTGCATAATCTTCCGAGAATAGAATCATTATCTCAGTTCTTCTACAACTTCTAG